The proteins below come from a single Metarhizium brunneum chromosome 1, complete sequence genomic window:
- the xlr1 gene encoding Xylanolytic transcriptional activator, translating into MREKKKRGKASRKDLAERAAAQAAAGASNYNGDASDGKESSNSPTTDEKADGFVENTRSNSMSSSGLATVHDNHLRGEIGIDAEFRHEQPAPSPGQFGELSGQSHMLPPIQIDQGTIHDDRSMSISSYGGLSTSYDRQSLSSDDLMGGSQAYGHPHQNNMHGYSELSFGILGQVSADFGNSSGFRLSNSPLGAYTGLTSTTSSGWGMPISSPPEQFQTQMQHDFRQSRLRYPVLEPLIPHIANIIPIYLACDLIDLYFASSSSAGIHPMSPYILGSVFRKRAFLHPTRPRKCRPALLASMLWVAAQTSEAPLLTSAPSARGKICQKLLDLTVGLLKPLIHSSSIYADSNAGQTGAAVSLGGPGVALPGSMSVETELNGNSGSFGSSGHLDDVVTYIHLATVVSASEYKGASLRWWNVAWSMARELKLGRELPPSEPRPSFEQSKMETNGLDEHDILRNSPGFITEEEREERRRIWWLVYTVDRHLALCYNRPLFLLDVECEGLRQPLDDAAWQTGDFKNYPADSNILGILPENEETLCGPQFRCRGYSIFGYFLPLMTILGEIVDLHHARNHPRFGSTFRASREWSNQVSEVRRHLRSYEGSLNLFETQSSLAQNNSGHRDMNSILECHNGTQGALELNSSPSAQSVHTTASSRVTKAEVQTRTVLAYGTHVMHVLHILLEGKWDPVNLLDDDDLWISSPDFVTASAHAVAAAEAINQILEYDPGLEFMPFFFGVYLLQGSFLLLLIADKLQAEASPNVVRACETIVRAHEACVVTLSTEYQRKFSRVMRGALALVRGRVPEDLGEQLQRRRELLGLYRWTGDGTGLAL; encoded by the exons ATgcgagagaaaaagaagcgcGGCAAAGCGTCAAGAAAAGACTTAGCCGAGAGAGCTGCGGCACAAGCCGCTGCCGGCGCTTCGAATTATAATGGCGATGCATCTGACGGAAAGGAATCCAGCAACTCTCCTACCACGGATGAGAAAGCTGATGGCTTTGTGGAAAACACCAGAAGCAACTCCATGTCAAGCAGCGGTCTAGCTACAGTTCATGACAATCACCTCCGGGGGGAAATTGGCATCGATGCAGAATTTCGCCATGAACAACCAGCACCCAGCCCAGGGCAATTTGGCGAACTTTCTGGCCAGTCTCACATGCTACCACCGATTCAAATTGATCAGGGAACTATCCATGATGACCGTTCAATGAGCATCAGCAGCTATGGAGGACTTTCGACTAGCTACGACCGGCAAAGCCTTAGCAGTGATGACCTTATGGGCGGTAGCCAGGCATACGGCCATCCGCACCAGAACAATATGCACGGGTATTCAGAGCTGTCATTTGGAATCTTGGGACAAGTTTCGGCGGATTTCGGCAACTCTTCTGGTTTTCGACTCAGCAACAGTCCGCTTGGGGCCTATACGGGTCTAACTTCAACTACATCCTCAGGATGGGGTATGCCAATATCTTCACCACCAGAGCAATTTCAAACACAGATGCAACACGACTTTAGACAGTCGAGGTTGCGGTACCCAGTTTTAGAGCCGTTAATTCCTCATATAGCCAACATTATTCCGATATACCTGGCGTGCGACTTGATCGATCTGTATTTTGCATCGTCTTCTTCGGCCGGCATACATCCAATGTCACCTTATATACTTGGATCGGTTTTTCGAAAACGAGCCTTCTTACACCCTACAAGACCACGAAAATGTCGACCAGCGTTATTAGCCAGTATGCTGTGGGTTGCCGCCCAAACAAGCGAGGCTCCTCTACTTACCAGTGCACCTTCAGCCCGGGGAAAGATTTGCCAGAAGTTGTTGGACTTGACCGTTGGATTATTAAAGCCATTGATCCATAGCTCGTCTATTTATGCCGATTCAAACGCGGGCCAAACCGGCGCAGCCGTTTCTCTGGGTGGCCCTGGTGTGGCGTTACCAGGTTCGATGAGCGTCGAGACTGAACTTAACGGCAATTCCGGCTCCTTTGGATCTTCCGGCCACCTGGACGACGTTGTGACTTATATCCACCTGGCGACTGTGGTGTCTGCTAGTGAATATAAAGGAGCCAGTCTGCGCTGGTGGAACGTGGCCTGGTCCATGGCGCGAGAGTTGAAGCTAGGCCGTGAGTTACCACCGAGCGAACCGCGACCCAGTTTCGAACAAAGCAAAATGGAAACGAATGGGCTGGATGAGCACGATATTCTCCGAAATAGCCCCGGCTTTATTACGGAAGAAGAGAGGGAAGAGAGACGACGAATTTGGTGGCTCGTGTATACTGTGGACCGGCACCTGGCTCTTTGTTATAACCGGCCTTTGTTCCTGCTCGACGTAGAATGTGAGGGCCTTCGGCAACCACTGGACGATGCAGCCTGGCAGACTGGAGACTTTAAGAACTATCCAGCCGACTCCAACATACTAGGAATCCTCCCTGAGAACGAAGAAACTCTTTGTGGGCCGCAGTTTCGGTGCAGGGGATACAGCATTTTTGGCTACTTTCTCCCGTTGATGACTATTCTCGGAGAGATTGTTGATTTGCACCATGCACGAAATCACCCCCGATTCGGTTCCACGTTTAGAGCCTCGCGAGAATGGAGCAACCAGGTATCCGAAGTGAGACGGCACCTCAGAAGCTACGAAGGAAGTCTCAACCTATTCGAAACCCAAAGTTCATTGGCCCAAAACAACAGTGGCCATAGAGATATGAACAGCATCCTGGAGTGCCACAACGGAACGCAGGGGGCTCTCGAATTAAACAGCAGCCCGTCTGCTCAGTCGGTGCATACCACAGCTTCGAGCCGCGTGACTAAAGCAGAGGTCCAGACAAGAACTGTGCTTGCATATGGCACGCACGTTATGCATGTTTTGCATATTCTACTGGAAGGGAAATGGGATCCCGTTAATCTcttggatgatgacgacctGTGGATTTCATCCCCAGACTTTGTGACTGCTTCCGCACACGCTGTAGCCGCAGCAGAGGCGATCAACCAGATTCTTGAGTACGACCCAGGACTAGAATTCATGCCATTCTTTTTCGGCGTTTATCTCCTCCAAGGCTCCTTTTTGCTGCTTCTTATAGCGGATAAGTTGCAAGCCGAGGCTTCGCCAAACGTAGTGAGGGCCTGCGAGACCATTGTACGGGCACACGAAGCGTGTGTCGTGACGCTGAGCACAGAATACCAG CGCAAATTCAGTAGAGTGATGCGGGGTGCCCTAGCATTAGTCCGAGGACGCGTCCCCGAAGACCTAGGCGAACAACTacagcgacgacgagagctACTAGGATTGTACCGCTGGACGGGAGATGGTACCGGCTTGGCACTATGA